TATTCTAACGGCGTTCATTAGGCAGCCCGCCGTGCCGAGAGATGGCCCGAATTTTTTTTCCGTCCCCCCAAAATATGGGCCCTTTTTCGGAGGGGGGCTAGCGAGGTGGCTCTCTGGGTGCGGGTGCGaagattcttttttttgtgtttgtgtctcgTATTACGTGTGTtccggggtggccaccgtgcaaTCAGCTGCGCCAGATCCCACAGCGGCGGACGGTGTGGTTCTGAATTAAAAATGGGTTAATCAGTAAttaccgatgatgatgatgaaaacgCGACGCCGCGGCATCGTTCCGTGATTGATGAGGTCTTAGCGACGGCGGACTGACGTACACAGGGAGACGGTGAGGGCTGGGATGACGGGGTGGCGAAAAGTGATGTAACGGTTACGGATGGGTGATGGCCGCAGATTCGAATCTAGAGCAATCCATTGGCCGCACGTAATTAGATGCGTTATCGATGGCCCGTGCGCGCGCCCAGTACCTGGcctgaagaaggagaaaaacccAGACACAAGTCCGGGTGAAGCTTGTTAGGAAGGTGCCTTCTTTTTCCTATACACACCGAGGCACACCCTCAATGGTGgggcttttgttttcattttacccGTCTGTTTGGAGGTTCCTTTTGGAGCTTTTGAGCGGTTTTTAAAAGGGGCTGTACTGCCAACCTAAAGCTGGTATTATTCGTAGCCCCGCTCTTTGGGGCTACTATGATCGGCTCAGAATTTCACTGTTAGCATATCGTTGACATAGcaaaaatcaaagcaacctTTGAAAGACACGCGAACGCTGGCAGGTGTCAGTCCAAAAGAGGTGCCCAAAATTTTCCACATATTTCAAAAGTGAATCTATTTCCCTAAGCTAGCGAATTAACAGTAAGTACTGGAAAGTCTGCATTGGCCGGGTGCCGATCCTTCACCAACTGACCAAACGTCAATTTGTACCGGGCGGTGTAAAGGAAGCCCATTCAACGACCGCGCCACTAATAATGGTCCGGTCggaatttcccattttccttcCCACACGCGCacgggcacggaacggaacttgGAAAGCGAAACCACACCGCAGGCGGCTCATCGTAACTCCACGCCATTTAAAGCACGCCGCAGGTGAAAAGTGATCCGACCCGAAACGCTACGCCTGATCCACGGGTTAAAGTTCATTCGATCTTCGGGGGgtgatattgttttttttcttccccgacCCAAAATGAAAAGGAAGCCCCAGAACAGGGACCTCCCGGTACGGTCGAGAACCGAGGggccgaccgaaccgaaaccgttctCCTTCGCTGGTCGACCGGTGAGGTGAGAAAATTtgcaaaaccaccaccaccagttgGACCTGCCACCAGTGGAAAGCCAGCCAGGGAGGGTGGTCCCAGAGAGTCCGCGCGAGTGACTCCACCAAAGcccgaccgagcgagagagagggagagagagcccgCCCgggagaaaacaaacaaactagcaaacaacaacggctGTGGGGTCGCGGTGCAATTTACTACAATTTCACCCGTTTTTTCCGTAGTTCAGTTGTGGCCTCGCTCGCGGCTAGACGCGGTGGTTCGGCTCCAAGAGGTCTTTGGCGCCCCAGGTTACGCGACAAGCTTGGGTTCGCGTGATCGCCCGTCTCGATCAGTCGTGGTTGCGTTCGTGCGTCGAGCGGTCGTTGAAGTCACTGGCTCTTCGTCGAGATTTAAAAGACCCACACGGGTGATCGGTAGGAAGCTTACCGCGCATCTTCCGAGAGATCTTCCGAGTTACGCGCGTGCGCCAAGAAAGTCTCCGATTGACGCTTCCTGTCCGGATGATGGGCGATCGTCACAGTGATAGACCGAGACCGACTGGCTCGatcgtgctggtggtgctggttacGTGATGCATATCCGATAGTCGCGCAGATCGAAACCGACCATTGGAACCATTGCGCCCCTTTCGGTGATCCGGCCATCGAATGATAATTACGAGGCTCTGCGCCACCCTGTAACACTCGCAACGGCAACGGTCGGCAGCGGCTCTCTTGGAGTAGTGTGTAGTGGCAATCAAATTTTAATCACCATCAGCGCACGGTTCtgtgaaaatgtgtttcgAAATGAGATTTTGATTTGACCCCTCGATGGGCACCAAAGCCACGGCAGCTCGGAGCAAAAGTGATGTGATGTTGTGAAGTCTTTGGAAGAATCAACGCCACGGCTGCCACGGCACCCGATCAGGCGGCTTTTCTCCATAGAAAAGAACCGTATCGAATGTGTGCCTAGACGGCCCAAAAGTGTAGCACCACCTGGAGATCGATTTTTTGGCCGCACGTCGACTATCCTATCTCGGGTTGTGGTGCCCGGCGGCCCTTGTGAGTGAACAACGGCGGAAGGCGTAGTGTATGCAGATTTTTAAGACATACACTCTTACGCCCCTAAGTTTAACGTGTGACACGTAACCTGGTCTCTGGCACGGTCGCCAAGTGTCCACCTAGACACGTGTTCCCCGTCTGGTAAACCCGCTCAGCGTGTGCataacaaaccgaaccgacccgtCTGGGACGTGCTGGGACACTTCTTTGTCGCAACCGTTTGTGCTCGACGACCGGGCGGAAGGACCTAATTGTAGCTTACGTTAAGCTTCCTTCCTCCGTCCCCGGGGCGATCGCGAAGCGTAACCGATCGCGGCCCAGGCACCGATGACAGCACGGGTAGCCCCCAAGAGAATTTGATTGAAGCATAATAAGTGTTGACTGAAGTGTGCGCGTGATCCGCAGGCTCTCCACTCATCCGGTGCCTCAATCCGTATAGTACAAATGGTGCAAATTGGCCCCGGGGTTGTACGTATTAGCCGAGAACAGCGTCAAGCGGCTCTCGCGACCCGACGATCCCGACCGAAGAATCCGGGCCGTGAAGCGTGAACCCGAATGCGGAACagaacgaaagtgaacgtCAGATATCCGATCCGGTCGCGGATGTGTCAAGCCCGAAGTGCCCACAGTGACAGTGTTTCGTCAGCTCCGCGGCAGGAGTTCAACGAACGTCCGGTGGGGATTCCGCCGCTAATTGGATTCTAGTTCTAGGGTCGTCCAGAGAGCAGAACCTTTCCGGTGCGTCATTCACTCCTTCTAGCTGGGCAGCACACACGCATACGAAACAATACGATCTCGGATCGTGACGAGCACAGCGGGATTCGATTTGGCCGCTGTCAGTTTGATCGGACACTGTTAAACCGCATGGCCATGACTTTTCCCACATTCTCTACTCGATTCACTCGATTGCGCCAATATCTCCACATCGCCCGTCGCCTTGTTCGGGTTCATAGTTTTATGGTCCGCCACAAGAAAGGCTTCTCCGCGCCCATCGATTTGGCGTCTCACCGCGACGCTCGTTATCTCGTCGATTGGGTAACTGGTGGTCAATAAAGCCAACATGTTACCGCTACTTGCCGTTAATCAGCCACTTAAAATTGGCAAACAGGAAAACCGCATCCATCGGCCTGAACCGTGACTCAACCCTATTATACCCTCTCTGTCCCGCTAGGAGCACCTTCGAAGCGCCCACAGCGGAACCAGACACCTCCCCCAAATAAACCATTAGCGTCGAAGGCTCAGGCTCCACTTTCAGGCTCCGCGCGAACGGTATCAATAAATTGGACCAATAAAACGAATGAGTTCGCTAATTCGAACCAAGGCaaagaagaggaggaagaaagaaacgaCCACCAACATCAAACAGATCGCGCCAAACGACCCTCTCCGGTGGGGGCTCTCTGGGTAATGGGAGTTGTTGTAGCGAAATGTTTCGAACCGCCAATAGATGGCCGCCCCACGGACCGAATCGATCCGAATTGTTGGCGCGCCAACACAAGCGACAAATCAAACCAGGCACTCCACTTCGACCACCGAGGACCACAGAGAATTAGGGCAACCACTCCACCAATGGGGCGCCAATTGTATGTTCCCAATTAACTGTAACAAATAGCATAATTTTAGTCCGCGCGCCGCGCGTCGCAGGGACTCCCAAGACTGTGGCCCCCACCCGATCGGTTATTACTTaatcccgggcccggactcGGGCCCTGGCGTATAGCTGATTGGCCAGAGTCTGACGGCATGGCCGCACAATTTCGATCGCACATTGCGTAGCAGCCTGTCTGGCCTGTGCGTGGCCTTCGACCTCTGGTAGCCCTATAATCTGGTCGCCGTAGTCCCGTTGGTCCACTGCCCGGGTCTCACCGCCCCCTAACGTTTGTTCTGTCCCCCCACGAAGACACTCCCGACTCGCGGGTCCCGTCTTCGGTCGCTATGTCTGTATCACCGCAAAAAGACCCGACGCCGCGCCGACCGCAGATTGAGGTTGGGCTTGTTATGCTTTTTCGGCGTGTCATGTTCGCGGGCGGCGCAGGCGAGTGATGTAGTTTTGGCCCACATAAACAGGGCCCCTGGATGATGACTGCCCTCGCCGACGTGTATAATCATAGGTTGGCAATTGTTGCTGACCGGCTCCGATCTCCAGATCGtttagcgatcgatcgatcgatcgagctcCGCTTGTGTAAACCCAGCGCCCAGCTGTGTCggagtcgggtcgggtcgaagTATTAGAGCTACCGTGCTacactactgctgctgctccccaCCGATCACGATCTTGAGCCGGTTTGCATGATCGAACTTGTGGTCCACTGCCGAGTCGCTCTCGGAGTCCGTTCTCCGCCCGGCTTTTATGACACTCGAAACGGCACCTTTCGGTGGGGACACCAGGCTGTGACCGTACGTGGACCGGGCATAATCGTATGCCTCAGCCGACTCCCGATCCAGACCGGTAAGGGACATTTCTCGAACCCCGGCCACATTATTTTCGAAAAGGAAATGCACATGTTGCGCCCGCGCCGCGCGGTGCATGTTAGCTGTCTCTCGGCAGTCGCACGTCAATATAAGGAGTCTGCGCGCTCGCGACCTAATGAAGCGATATCTAACCGCGGGCCCTGACGTGCGGCCCTTAACTGGGCTCCAGACCCGACCCGTCGGTGGGACAAAATCAAAACTTATGGCACCATTAGTTTCAATTAGGGCACCGTTTCGTACGCGCGTGCACCCAGCTTGGCCCAGCAAACCGGTGCGTTGTCGCCCATCTAAGTGGATGTAGGGAGAAGATTTACAATTGTGATTCGTTTTTCGGGCACCGCTAATTTGTACGGCCAAAGCCCACGCTTCGCGCCGAGCCCACTGTCAAGTGttgtccgatccgatccgacagCACTCAGGCATCGTTACGAAACCGAGGCGCACAGACACAGGCGGCTCGAAGGGGAAGGCGACCTGCCTGGCGGCCGTGTCAGACACCCGAGTGCGGTTACAAGATGTCACAGCGCGGAACAATTGCACATTAGAATTAATAATATCTCATGCTCGCCTCTGGGGATTAGCTGCGCctttcggtcgtcggtggACTTCGATCGCGTTGGAATTTCCTGGGAAAGAGCACCCATTCCTGGGCCCTTATTTATTCCTCACTGCCCACAACCCTGCCCGGTACTAATTAAGAAATTGCGATCCTatcagcgagagcgagagagagagagagggagagaaggtCCCAGGTGGCCGATAAACCAGAACCGGGTGCGCTAACCCACGGCCAACACGGCGATCAATGAATGGACCAATAAATTGTGCTGCAAATCTTTTCCACCAAGTGGCAGTGGGGCCGCAACCTTCCGTTACCCGATGGCCGATCACGCAAAGCAAAACGCGTGGCGCAGCTGTGAGGCGGTGTATGATGGAGAATTagtcgttttttttgccggcaccgggaagcaGGTCCCGGTTTGGGAACTCCGGTTGCCCAAGTCCGGTCCAAGGATCTGGTTATCTTGATCTCCACGATTGCCCTAGACACGAAGGTGTCACCGTACTAGTCACTCTCCAGAAGTCCACCTCGGTGCCTCCGTTTTGCCCAAAAAACGATCGGTTGGGTTTCTGGTCGAACGTAGTAGGCTCACGATCAGCCAGTCAGCAGCCAGCTGGCATTCTGGTTCGTCCACGGTGCGGCCGGCACGCCATGTCTCAATCGGAGAAACCGGAGACACCTGCGGACCTGCGTCGGGTCCGTGCTCATAAAGTGGCACAAAATATGGCGATTGCACTTTCCCGATCGGACAATCGACCCAGCGTACCGAGCCCGGCCAGCTAGTACGTGTCGTAGTTGCGAAGTGCTTTCGGCGGCCTCCCAGACTCCACAGACCTCCATTCGTCATACTTATGGGGGCCGGACCGTATTGTTTCGTGCGTGCTACTCCAGCGGACCGTTCCACCGTCCTCCGGTTGCCTCTGCTAAACGACGTGTCTCGCTTCTTTTTCTGGCTTCCGTGTGTGCGCCCCGCGGAACCCATCATTTAGGTCTCATAAACAATCGCAGCCCTATGGCCGCGGAACCACAAATcaatcgccagccagccacagtgTAACCGCACGATGATCTGTACGGACGACTGCACCTGCAGTCTGTGCCGGGAGCTGCGGGGCTACAAGCTGCGGGTGAAGCCCGCCCCGTCGAAGGCCGATCGCGATCCGGCGCGGGATCGCGAGCCACAGTCGAAGTACTGCAAGAACTCGAAGCTGACGCGCAACGATAACTTCATACTGCGCCGGCGCACCTCGCAGGCCGACTTCCCGGAGGAGTGCTTCCCGGACCGGCAAGTGCCCCGCCAGCCGCCGGGGGGCGGCGGTGTCCGGATGAAGAAGGCCCAAAGCTACAACGAGATACCGAGCACCAATCGCCACTACTACCAACCGAGCGCGATGGGCTCGAAGATGATCAAGAGCACCAACAACCTGACGGAGGAGGACGGGGGTCGccacgacggtgacgacgattACTACAGCTACCTGGCACCGTCGCCCCCTCCGTCCGTGCCGCACGAGGGCCGGCCgcgggccgccggtggcaacAAGATCGAGCGGCAGAAGGACCACAAGGTGATCATCTACTTCGGGGACTCGATCGCACACCGGAAGAGCGATAAGTCGCGGCCGGCACCGCCTCCGCCGCGACCCCTGTCCGGTACGCCTCCACCCCCGAAGGCCAGTGAGTTGAACGTGTTCCACGCGGCGCGCCTCTGCGAGGAGTCGGTCAAGATGCAGCTCCAGCGCGACGGCGGCGTCAAGCCGCCAACGGTGCGGGAGGCCCTCGAGAAGCCCCCCGCCCCCAGCCCGAAGCCCGGGAAGGAGTTTATGCTGCAGCTCAAGTCGGTGCTCGAGGAGAAGAGTCGATCGGCTGGCGCCGCTCCGGTCAGCGCggtgccggaccggaccggtgcagtgcctccgccaccggaagcgaaacggaaccacacGCAGGTGGTGGAGATACGGCGCGTGGACAAGACGGTGGGGACGGTGACGGACCagccgtcaccgtcaccgtcaccgttgcCATCGTTCGTCGAGAGCGTCGTCGACGGAGTGATCCACATCAAGATCGAGGAGAGCTTCAAGGTCGCCACCGACATCGTGCAGGCCGTGTTCGAGGACGGCGGCCCGGAGGGaggggccggtgccggtgccgagtACGAGGACGACGTCGGGGACCCGTTCGACTGGAGCTTCGTGCAGAACTGGAGGGCACGGTACTGGGGAGTTGGCACTTGGAACATGGCACCACTGAGATCTACCTTTCCGTCCATCATGGCGTCCCATTCTAATGCACTTTTGCGATCTTCTTCCCTCTCTTCTCCTCGCCCACAGACCGTCGGGGACAGCCGTGGCGAACGGGCAGGTCAGCTCGCCAccgcaccacaacaacagcgcgagccagcagagcagcagcatcggtctggccgccaccaccaacaacggcgtggccgccggcgccacCGCAAGCCACAGTGGGTCGGGTGGGGGTGGTACAGTGGCCGGCTGTAGCTTCCCGGGCAATGGTCTGTCCCCGGGCAACCACTACATAGCCTCGTCGAATCCGATCGCTTCGCCCGGCGCCCGTATCCAGAGTCCGGCGGTCGCGACGCCCGCACCCAGGATCTCGAAGGAGATCGCACTCCGTCCGACGGGCGGGGTCTCCGCGAACGATGGCTACAGCCGTAACTACAGCCTGTCCCCCACAAGCCAGCCCGGAGGGCAGCTCTCGGAGAACGGCCACCCGGCGTACGCGCCATCCAGCGAACGGGACGGGAAGTCACTGGCCCTAGCGACGGACAGGAAATCGCATCCACCAGTGGCCCACACCGGTGGGggctaccagcagcagcacggagggcagcatcatcagcatcacccgcagcagcaacagcaccacgccggccatcagcagcagcagcaatcagcgGGCGGTCCCCATCGGTCCGTGTCGGGCCCGACGAAGCTGACCGTGCAGAGCTCCCCGGTGAAGGCGCAGCCGGCGATGGTGAGCTCGGGCCTGGACAAGTCGTTGCTCAGCGGGGCCCCCACGGGCACGGGCTCGAACGAGCTGGCGAACGGCAAGCGGCTAGCGGGGGCCGTGATCAGCAGCGTCACGACGATCAACGAACAGGTCGGTGcgggcaacagcaacagctccagcaacgccagcagcgTCAGCCACCTGAAGCAGCACTTCTCGCCCCAGAGCCACCACGCGGTACCGGCCGCttaccaccacccaccgccgtcCGATTGTGGCGGAGCCCATCCGgcgcccggcggtggtggaggcccgggcccgggccctcAGTCCAAGGGTGGTGCGCTGGGGATCACGCGGTCTCACCATCACGCCGGAACGCACGACTTCCGGGGGCTGCAGCGGGTCAACGAGTGCCACAGCTCGTCGGACGAGAACCGCTCGTCCGGCCACGCCAGCATGTCCGATACGGGGCACGGGAGCAGCtccccgggcggcggcaaccGAGCCGGGGGGCCACTGGGGCCCCTGCCGGAGGATCGGCTGGCGGCGGGCGTTACCAACCGGAGTGCCCGGTCGCGGGCCAGCTCGAACCACTCGCGGTCACGGCACCGGGCGACCCCAGCCAAGATCCCgtggggtggcggcggcctcgAGGACATCAAGATGGCGATCCAGCAGCTGACGATGCGCTCGCACACGTCCACCTCGACGTACAGTAGCCTGAGCGCGGGCTCGGAGAGCTCGGAACCGGTGCGGAACCGGCTCGGGCGCTACAGCTCCCTGGAGACGGTCAACACGAACGTGACGAGCGCGGACGAGTTCGTGTGGGTGGACTCACACAACCGGCTGGTGGAGCTGCAGCACCCGCCGTGGAGCCAGCACTGCGTCCTGCGCGTGATCCGCACCGGCCGCTGCCGGGACTACGCCGAGCGCGTATCGGTCGAGGCGGTGCCGCGGCTCGGCTATCTGCTCCAGCGCGCCCTGGTGCGGGTCGCCCGCGAAGTCCAGCGCCTGTCCGGGAGTCTGGGCCTGTGCTCCAAGCACGAGGTGGCCGGCGCCTTCCGGATCGTCCTCTCGCCGGCCCTGTCCGACTCGTGCATCAAGGCGTGCCTCCGGGCAGCGGCCATGTTTGCGGTGCCCGGTGACAGTGCGCTCCGGCAGAGCAAATCGTCCCGGGCCGGTCTCCAGTTGCCGGTCGGGCGCTTCCACCGGTGGATGGCCGACGCCCGGTTGGGCCGCTTCGTGCACGAGTACGCCGCGGTGTATCTGTGCGCCGGGCTCGAGAACCTGCTGGAGGAGATCTTCCTCCAGTGTTTGCCGGCGGCCGCGGATCAGTCGGCGGCCCTGACCGCCACCGGGCTCGAGCACGCGATCGCCGGCTCCGGGGATCTGTGGGGCCTGCTGCAACCGTACGCCCATCTGAACGCGGGCCGAGTCGCATCCGGAGCCCTCACGATGCCCCGCTGGGCTAGTCAATCGTCGATCAACTCGGCCAGCGGTGGCCCCGCCAGCAGCTCGAGTGCCCTCGAGCCGTGCCTGCTTACGACGTGCGTCGGCAGTCTGGGCGAGCTGAAGGACCTGGTCGGGCGGGCGCAGCAACGCAGCCAGCACGTCGCCCTCTCGCAGACCGCGTTCCGGGTGCTGTTCTACTTCATGCGCTGCTCCCAGCTCGAACACAACGACGTCGGCGTGACctcgggcggtggtggcggcagcggcggcaccggtggcgcGGTGGTCAACAACATCCAGGAGCTGTGCTACGAGCGGGCGTACGTCGTGTTGCCGCCGCTCGTCGAGTGGCTCCGGGTTTCGTCCGCGCACGCCGAGTACCGGCACGCGCTCCTGATCGACAAGGACGACATCATGCAGGCcgcccggctgctgctcccgGGCGTCGACTGTCCGCCGCGTTTGATCGCCTCCGAGGAGGAGCTGCCCTCCAAGCGGACCACCGGCTGCGGGGGTGGTGGCCTCTCGCAGGCCCACAGCCTCGTCGGCACCTCGTCCAATCACTCCGGCCAAACGCAGCCCCTGCACGGTTCACTATCCTCGAACTCGTCCAcatccaccaccggcagcatcgtAAGTTTGACAGCTGCTGTCAAAGGCCACCACTGTTTACATTCTAACTCCCCACAGGAGGACTCGAGCGAGTGCGGTCGGCGGGCCACGTACGCGCTGGCCTTCCGGCTCATgctgaccggccggccggaactGCTGATCCAGGCGCTGTCCCTCGTGCCGCCCACGACCCGCTACGACACGCTCAACCACCAGGGCATGACGGCGCTGATGATCGCGGCGGTGCGCAACGACGAGACGGCCATCCAGACGCTGCTCGAGGCCGGCGCCGACCCGAACGTGGAGGTGCCGGCCTGCGGCGCCCACCCGAGCTGTCCCGCCATCCACCCGGAAACCCAGCACTGGACGGCGGTCACGTTTGCGGCGGCCCGCGGCAACTACCAGGCGCTGCGGATCCTGCTCGAGCGGAAGGCCCGCGTCGAGGGGG
The nucleotide sequence above comes from Anopheles bellator chromosome 1, idAnoBellAS_SP24_06.2, whole genome shotgun sequence. Encoded proteins:
- the LOC131215033 gene encoding uncharacterized protein LOC131215033, which codes for MICTDDCTCSLCRELRGYKLRVKPAPSKADRDPARDREPQSKYCKNSKLTRNDNFILRRRTSQADFPEECFPDRQVPRQPPGGGGVRMKKAQSYNEIPSTNRHYYQPSAMGSKMIKSTNNLTEEDGGRHDGDDDYYSYLAPSPPPSVPHEGRPRAAGGNKIERQKDHKVIIYFGDSIAHRKSDKSRPAPPPPRPLSGTPPPPKASELNVFHAARLCEESVKMQLQRDGGVKPPTVREALEKPPAPSPKPGKEFMLQLKSVLEEKSRSAGAAPVSAVPDRTGAVPPPPEAKRNHTQVVEIRRVDKTVGTVTDQPSPSPSPLPSFVESVVDGVIHIKIEESFKVATDIVQAVFEDGGPEGGAGAGAEYEDDVGDPFDWSFVQNWRARPSGTAVANGQVSSPPHHNNSASQQSSSIGLAATTNNGVAAGATASHSGSGGGGTVAGCSFPGNGLSPGNHYIASSNPIASPGARIQSPAVATPAPRISKEIALRPTGGVSANDGYSRNYSLSPTSQPGGQLSENGHPAYAPSSERDGKSLALATDRKSHPPVAHTGGGYQQQHGGQHHQHHPQQQQHHAGHQQQQQSAGGPHRSVSGPTKLTVQSSPVKAQPAMVSSGLDKSLLSGAPTGTGSNELANGKRLAGAVISSVTTINEQVGAGNSNSSSNASSVSHLKQHFSPQSHHAVPAAYHHPPPSDCGGAHPAPGGGGGPGPGPQSKGGALGITRSHHHAGTHDFRGLQRVNECHSSSDENRSSGHASMSDTGHGSSSPGGGNRAGGPLGPLPEDRLAAGVTNRSARSRASSNHSRSRHRATPAKIPWGGGGLEDIKMAIQQLTMRSHTSTSTYSSLSAGSESSEPVRNRLGRYSSLETVNTNVTSADEFVWVDSHNRLVELQHPPWSQHCVLRVIRTGRCRDYAERVSVEAVPRLGYLLQRALVRVAREVQRLSGSLGLCSKHEVAGAFRIVLSPALSDSCIKACLRAAAMFAVPGDSALRQSKSSRAGLQLPVGRFHRWMADARLGRFVHEYAAVYLCAGLENLLEEIFLQCLPAAADQSAALTATGLEHAIAGSGDLWGLLQPYAHLNAGRVASGALTMPRWASQSSINSASGGPASSSSALEPCLLTTCVGSLGELKDLVGRAQQRSQHVALSQTAFRVLFYFMRCSQLEHNDVGVTSGGGGGSGGTGGAVVNNIQELCYERAYVVLPPLVEWLRVSSAHAEYRHALLIDKDDIMQAARLLLPGVDCPPRLIASEEELPSKRTTGCGGGGLSQAHSLVGTSSNHSGQTQPLHGSLSSNSSTSTTGSIEDSSECGRRATYALAFRLMLTGRPELLIQALSLVPPTTRYDTLNHQGMTALMIAAVRNDETAIQTLLEAGADPNVEVPACGAHPSCPAIHPETQHWTAVTFAAARGNYQALRILLERKARVEGGARLSEDKCTLTPLQVASGSGIVEVVSLLLAHGAHAFLSTQQKDLLCFSGTAQRGCYSAISVAAAHGQRVTLRKLLSHPLAPGSREVLSLEEMLAEGDGNTRTQLDRQQPEAPPTLNKTQIKSLQEAMYHSAENNHLDITIELRALGVPWTLHCWMHALAAAHELRLDAVIDQLLQDFLQVCPDDYSQQFVTECLPLLFNIFRYSKKEGTTLLLADIFSTCFGWEPIKPIKEPVLQPSNGSRIDPKFVNNPELSDVTFRVENRIFYGHKIVLVTASPRLQSMLSSKLNEGTGTPTVQINDIRYHIFELVMQFLYSGGCSALDVAAGDVLELMAAASFFQLEGLLRYTEARCSEMIDIDNVVAMYIHAKVYNAQKLLEFCQGFLLQNMVALLTYDDSVKRLLFAKKIPNHDVLTGLLTTLQARIKVRRNGANAASNGGATSNGGTPNAAASRPTASNGGSSKSK